The stretch of DNA AAATGAAGTCATTGCTTGAAGGGACAACTTATTCAGTTTTTGAAAAATGTTTTAGAAGTAAAATAGGTGAACTTGAGGATAGAGAAAATGAGATAAATTTAAAACTTAAATCTATAAAAGATTGGTATGAACTTATAGTTGAAGCACAAATGGTTATAGAAAATGATGTTAAAGAAGTATCAGTAAAATATTTAGATAATTCTAGAATGGTATATTTAAATCAAGATTTTAATTATGATTATATGGAGTCTATAATAAATATTGAATTTACCAATTATATAGAAAATATAAATAATGCAATAACAGGGCCTGTAATAATAGAATTTCCATCTTTAGAAGATAAAATGAATGGAACTTGTAATAAAATGAAAATAATGCAGGAAACAATATTAAAGTGTAAAGACAATGAAACAGTTGATTTTGGAGGCTTTATGGTGGCATCTTGTTATCATGTAGG from Clostridium chauvoei encodes:
- a CDS encoding MerR family transcriptional regulator, whose protein sequence is MRESGLYCIGKVGEICKLSRKALRYYDKMGILSPDKVSDESGYRYYSKKTLLSVPMIKYYKQSGFKLEEMKSLLEGTTYSVFEKCFRSKIGELEDRENEINLKLKSIKDWYELIVEAQMVIENDVKEVSVKYLDNSRMVYLNQDFNYDYMESIINIEFTNYIENINNAITGPVIIEFPSLEDKMNGTCNKMKIMQETILKCKDNETVDFGGFMVASCYHVGSHETINETYEKIKSWIEKNGYNYENNSYERYVTDYWTTKNTDKFVTEVMIKISKGKK